CATGACAACCACATACACCAATGACAAAAATTGGCTTGTTCAAGCTAACTTGCTTGCCAATTCTGGGATAAATGCCCTGATTGCAGGTAAAGACCCTGGTGCTGGGTATGGCAAAGCAACCTATGGTGATTTTTGTATCATGATGCCTGCTGCTTACTCAGTAGTTCGCAACCGCAACAACCAACTTCACGAAACAATTTCAAAAGATGGGTGCTGGGTGCGTTATGTCGAAGGGTCACGCAAAGACTTGAAAGATGTTCAATTTTTTTGGGGAACTGCGGCGATCGCACAACCTGACCACACCTTATTGCACGACGATAAAGCCAAAAAAGCAGAACTGGCATTAGAAAGCATCCTTGCAGACTTAGCAGTTCTGAATATTCCAGATGGCATGAAACTTTCAATTAGCTTGAGTAACCACAACCCAGAACGTTGGGGAGGAGAAATCAAGCGCAGAGTCCAAGGTACTCACACCTTCCAGCACAAACACCCCGTAAATCGAGAAATTATCACCAAAACAGTTGAGATTGTAGTCACAGGTATTTATCCCGAAGGCTTT
The sequence above is drawn from the Nostoc sp. TCL26-01 genome and encodes:
- a CDS encoding ParM/StbA family protein, whose protein sequence is MTTTYTNDKNWLVQANLLANSGINALIAGKDPGAGYGKATYGDFCIMMPAAYSVVRNRNNQLHETISKDGCWVRYVEGSRKDLKDVQFFWGTAAIAQPDHTLLHDDKAKKAELALESILADLAVLNIPDGMKLSISLSNHNPERWGGEIKRRVQGTHTFQHKHPVNREIITKTVEIVVTGIYPEGFGSIAHCLFGEPTLALEESEIAIALDIGSSTWLITVFNGNGAVIDRYLIEGGCGELHSMIAEALDKRNDKVSLLSKDVKHSPSLVNKGILEGTLTYGGNHLTGKNFETEYRQCLDDWWATRIEKFANFVTSGNYLDRAKYLVAWGGGVALPVVDQNLAGLGFVVLPNPQFINAFGLKLLTENSIGV